Within Amedibacterium intestinale, the genomic segment GCTTGGAAGGCTGAAGTTCTACCATTGAACTACACCCGCATTTTTTAAATGGTGACCCGTGGGCGATTCGAACGCCCGACCCTCTGATTAAAAGTCAGATGCTCTACCAACTGAGCTAACGGGTCAACACTGGCTGGGGCAACTGGGATCGAACCAGTGAAATGCCAGAGTCAAAGTCTGGTGCCTTACCGCTTGGCTATGCCCCAATACAGATTGCATAGTCAACTAACAACTTTTTGTTGTTGACCTTGCTAATTTTAACTTAAAAAACTCTTATTGTAAAGAACTTTTTTACAAAATATTAAATTTCTTTATTTTTGATGCAATTTAATCATAACTTTTCTTCATATTTTCTAAAATCACTTATAATAATTGTTTAATTTTTTTAAATGCCTGTTAAAATAATTTATAGTATATAAAGTTTATGTTATATAAAAGGAGAGAATCATGAAACTATTTCAACAGAAAACAGAAATTATGCAATTTGACAATGTCGATACATTTTTAAAAGAATTCACATTTGAAAGCAGTGATTATATTCTTGCCAGCCGCAGCATTTATAATGCTTATTTTAAAGAACATAATTTACCTTGTAAAATTGCTTTTCATAGCGATTATGGAAAAGGGGAACCAACGGATACAATGTTAGATGCGATGCTAAAGGATGTTAGAAAAGCCAATCCAGCCAGAATTATCGCAATTGGTGGAGGCAGTGTCATGGATTGTGCAAAATTATTTGTCTTTGCTGGTGAAGATTGTGCAGAAGATATGTTTTTACAAAAATGTGAATATAATAAGAAAAGGCAACTTATCGCAATCCCTACAACTTGCGGTTCCGGTTCAGAAGTCAGCCGAATTTCAATATGTGAACTAACTTCTCTGCACACAAAATTAGGTCTTGCTATTGATGAACTATATCCAGATCAGGCAATATTAATACCGCAGCTTCTTTCTAAATTACCATTCTTTTACTTTGTAACAAGTGCTATCGATGCTTTAATTCATGCCAGTGAATCCTTTTTATCCCCCAAATCAAATCCTTATACAGAACTATTCAGCAAGGAAGCTATACATCTTTTAATCCACGGTTTCCAAAACATTCAACAGTACGGAGAAAATGAACGTTTAAATCATTTAGAAACTTTCTTAAGAGCCAGTAATTATGCAGGTATTGCATTTGGCAACACTGGTACTGGATCCGTTCACGCTTTAAGTTATCCACTTTCTGGTGTATATCATGTAACTCATGGAGAAGCAAACTATCAATTTTTTCTTGCTATTTTAAAATTATATGAAAAAGCTGATCCAAACTGTCAAATAAAACAGCTTAAAAACCTTTTATCCAACTGCTTGAAATGTAAAGAAGAGGAAGTATTTAACTCTTTAGAAAATCTTTTATCCTCTTTGCTTCCAAGAAAGCCATTAAAAGAATATGGAATGAAAGAAGATGACATCAAGAAATTTAGTGAAAGTGTTATACAATCACAGCAGCGTCTTCTTACAAATAGTCCAATTGTTATGACGAAAGAATTCATTCAAGACATTTATCAGCAATTATTCTAATTTTATATCCAGTATTTAAAATGTAATTCTTATGCTTTCTTAAAAATAAATAGTATTTAAATAATGAGTAGTTTCCTATTGCTATAATAATGAGTAGTTTCCTATTGCTATTTTGAAAATACTCATTTTCTTTTTACAAATATTAAAAACCGCCAACAAAATCAATTAAAGAACAATTTTGTCAACGGTTAAAATCAAATATGTAATTGTTATTTTAAGAATCCTTCTACAATCACTTTTTCAGCTTCTTCATCACTTAAACCGAACGTTTGAAGTTTAATTAACTGATCATTATTAATTTTTCCAATAGCTGCCTCATGTACAATCTGTGCATCAACATGATTTGCCGCAATTTCAGGAATCGAACTAATTTTCGCTTCATCCATAATAATAGAATCACACTGTATATGCGCTCTGGATTTATTATTTCCTACTGCAATTGGATGAAATACCTGAACAGATGTATCTTTTCCAACAGAACGTGATATAATCTGAACGACACTGTCTTCTCCATTCAAATTTACAGTAACATCACTATATGCTTTCTGTTTACCATGGGTCATCAGTTTTTCATTAATTACCAGTTTTGCTTTTGGCCCAAGATTCGCTTCTGTTTTACGCATGGTAGAGTCAACCCCTTTAATTTGACTCATATCCATTTTTGCATAAGAGCCTTCTTCCATGTGAATAACAGTAGTAGGATTTAAGATTCTTTCTCCACTGCCATTTCCTTCTCCTACATGTTTTTCAGAATAAACGATTTTTGCATTTTTCCCAATATGGAAAGTATGGATTCCATCATGTTGAGATGTATCACATCCATCGTTATGAATTCCACATCCAGCAATAATTTCCACATCACAGTTTTCCCCAATATAAAAATCATTGTATACAACATCTTTTATTCCACTTTCTGTTAAAATAACCGGAATATGGATACTTTCTCCTACTGTATTAGCATCAATCCTAATATCAATTCCAGGTTTATCTGTTTTCGCAGAAATTTTTACATGTTCTGTAGAATGACGTTCAACACCTTCTCCGTTTTTTCTAAGATTAAATGCACTTCCAGGCATAAACCCACGAATATCCGCAATCGTTTCTAAAAGATCTTTTTCCATGTTTTCCATATCAACACCTACTTTTTAAAGCTGCATGGCTCAAATTCATTCATCAAAGACGGAAGTACATCTTCTTTTCTTCCTTTTGTTTTTACCATACCATTTTCAATAATTACAATTTCATCTGCCAGCTGCATGATTCTTTCCTGATGGGAAATCAGGATAATAGATTGTCGAGAAGTTTCCTGCAATTGCTGGAAAGTTTCTACCAATTTCGCAAAGCTCCATAAATCAATTCCTGCTTCTGGTTCATCGAATATTGACAGCTTTAAATCTCTGGCAAGAATCGATGCAATTTCAATACGTTTTACCTCTCCTCCAGATAATGAACCATCCACATCTCTGTCCAAATAATCTTTTGAACACAAACCAACATCGCTTAAATAGCTGCAGCAGCGATCTTCATTCAATTCCTTACCATGTGCTAAACTCAACAATTTTCTAACACTCATTCCTTTAAAGCGAGGGGGCTGTTGAAAAGCATAGCCTATTTTTCTTTCCGCACGCTGTGCAATACTCATATTTGTAATATCTTCCCCATCAAAAAGAATACTTCCTCCTGTTGGTTTTTCTATTCCCATAATAATTTTTGCCAACGTGGATTTTCCACCGCCATTAGGTCCTGTAATCACTGTGAACTGATTATCATCAATTGTTAAATTGATATTTCGCAATATATGTTTTCCTTCTACTTCAAAGGATACGTTTCTTAATTCCAGCATATATTTCGCTCCTTTTTTCCAACGTACTTTATTTTAGCATATTTTCCCCTAATTACACGAATATATCCAAAGTTTCTTCATTTTTTTAAAAAAGCATAGTCTTACAAATGTAAACTATGCCAGTTATGATTAATTTTTCAAGCTTTGAAGCGGTGCTGGAATTCTACCTTTTCTATGAATCAAAATAGAATTATCTGTCTGATTGATGTTCATGATCGGACCACTTCCAAGCAATCCTCCAAATTCCAATACATCGCCTGCTTTCTTGCCAATTGCTGGAATCACACGAACAGCCGTTGTTTTCGAATTTACCATACCAATAGCAGCCTCATCCGCAATGATTCCACTAATGACTTCTGCACTTGTTTCTCCTGGTACAACTACCATATCCAAACCTACAGAACATACTGCTGTCATAGCCTCCAGTTTTTCCAATGTTAACGTGTTTGCTTCAACTGCTTTGATCATTCCTGCATCCTCACTAACCGGAATAAAAGCTCCACTTAATCCACCAACACTGCTGCTGGCCATGACGCCACCTTTTTTCACCGCATCATTCAACATTGCCAGACATGCTGTTGTTCCATATGCGCCACAAGAAGAAAGCCCCATTTCTTCTAAGATATAAGCTACTGAATCTCCTACTTCTGGTGTTGGTGCTAAAGATAAATCTACAATTCCAAAAGGTACACCTAAACGTTCACTGGCAATTGCCCCTACCATTTGTCCCATTCTTGTAATTTTAAAAGCTGTTCTTTTAATAATATCCGCCAATTCATTCATTGGTGCATCTTTTGACACTTTGGATAAAGCAGAGCGAACAACCCCTGGCCCACTAACACCGACATTGATAACACAATCAGGTTCTCCTACACCATGAAAAGCTCCAGCCATAAAAGGATTATCCTCTGGTGCATTACAGAAAACAACAAGTTTAGCAGCTCCTAAACAATTTTTATCTTTTGTAAGTTCTGCACTCTTTTTTACAACTCGCCCCATCAGCTCTACTGCATCCATATGAATTCCTGCTTTGGTTGAACCAACATTAACAGAAGCACAAACATGCTCTGTCATGGCAAGTGCTTCTGGAATAGATTCCATCAATTCTTTATCTCCGGCTGCATATCCTTTCTGGACAAGTGCAGAATATCCTCCAATAAAATTCACGCCAACGGTCTTTGCACATTTTTCCAGTGTTAACGCATACTTTAAAGGATCTCCTCCACTTGCTGCCAAAAGCATTGAAATAGGTGTAACTGAAATACGCTTATTGATGATAGGAATTCCATATTCTCTAGAAATATCCTCTCCTGTTTTCACTAAATCTTTCGCAAGTCTAGTAATTTTGTTATATATTTTTTCACAAGATCGATCAATATCGCTGTCACAGCAATCCAGCAAAGAAATCCCCATCGTAATCGTTCGAACATCCAAACATTCTTCATCGATCATTTTAATTGTTTCTAATATATCATTGACATTCAACATACAAACTGCCTCCTAAATTTTATGCATGGAATTAAAAATATCCTCATGCATAACATGAATAGACAATCCATTTTCTTTCCCTTTTTCTTCCATATATTCTGCAAATTCTGCCAAAGAAACATTTCCTTTACTGATATCCACAAGCATGATCATCGCAAACATATCCTGCAGCAATGTTTGTGAAACTTCCAAAACATTCATATTTGCCTTTTCACATTCTCCACTTACTTTCGCCAAGATACCTACCATATCTTTCCCAATAACACTAATCACAGCTTTCATACACATATCCTCCTGTCATTGTTATAAGAATTATACTACAAACCAAACACCATAACTATATATTCTCAAAATTTGCATAATTAAAAAGGGAAAACTCCCCCCTTTATTTGATGATATCTGTTGATAGTGCCAGTGGCTGCATCTCAAATGGTTCATAGGCCATTTGTAATCCTTCCAGATTGCATAAAAATTCTTCTTCCTGATACAAAACGTCTTTTTGTATGCGAAGCTTTTCCGCAATGACATCAGAAGTTTTACGCGATAAATGAAATTTCTTTCTCCCCATAACCCGATTTTCTTTATCCAAAAAATATAAACTGCATGCATACCCATTGTTATCCGGCAAAAACAATTCTTCTCCATATGTATTATCATGAACATTAAAAATAAAATCACTTGTATCCAATGCATCTTCAATCGTTAACAGAAAAACAGCAATATCATATTTGTATACAAACTGTATTTCCAATGGTTTCTGTTTTAAACATTGAAGTTCATAGGGCATCCATGTTTCATCTTTAATAACAAATACAAATTCCTGATCAATAAAATCCATCAAGGTTCCTTCTTCTATAATTTCTACTGGAAACTTTTCCTTTATTTCTACATTCATAAATTACACCTCTTTATTACAAGTATATCATAAATTCTAAACATCTTTTTTCTTACTTTCTTCCGTAACAGGAAGCACCACATAAAAACGAATGTGTTCTCCAATGGAACTAGCTCTTACAAATCCTTTATGCATATCCATAATTGCTTTGGCAACCCCAAGTCCTAAAACATGTTTAGAATTGGTTTGTTTCATATCTTCTAAGCGATAATAATTATGAAAGATATGTGCAATCTGATAAGAATTTAAATGAAAAGCATCAATATCCAAACATATTTCATATGTTTTTTTAGATTGTTTGAGTTCTACATGCAAAGTTGAGCCTTCTTTTCCAAGTTCGATTAAATTTCGTATCAAATCACGCATAGCTCTTGCTATCTTTTCACTATCTGCATATATAGGACAAGAAACACTACAGGAATAAGCCAGTCTTATATTCTTTTCTTCTATCATAGTATATGCTTCATCCAGCACCTGCTCCATCATTCTATCTAAATACATGGTTTCTGGATTCCATTTTGCATACTGTAAATTAAAACGTGTAATATCAAAAAACTCATTTATCATATCCTCTAAATCCATTGATTTAAATAAAACCTGCCGTATAAAATCTTTACGCAGTTCCTCGGATATTCCTTTTTCTTTTTGAATAAAATCCAGATACATTTCAATATTAGATAGTGGCATCTTGATATCCTGTGCTAATAAATAAATCAAGTCTTTTTTCTTTTCTTCATCTTCTTTTGCACCTTTTTCATAAAAGCTATATTCTTCCGCAAGACCTCGCAGGATATTTTCCGTCTGTTTCATTTCTTTGGGAAGTGATAACTGATTTCTTTTTTTCAACATTACATCATCTATACCTTCCATCAAATATCGCATATATTTCGATAAATCTTTACAAAGAAAATAAACTAACAAAAAACCAGTTATAATAATAAGAACAGGCAAAAAGACAGAAAAGATATTTCGAAACATCTTAAAAGGGTCCGTATTAATCAATAGAACTCGAAGAAAGTCAATAATGATTCCATTTAAAACATTATCAAATAAATATAAACATAGAGCTCCTCCAATACATAAAGCTACAATAATCATGATATATTTTAAAAAGAGCTGCTTTTGAAGAGAACGAAAATATTTTTGTTTCATAACTTTTCCTCCTCTTTATTAGGTAAGCAAATCACAAAGGTTATCCTGTCATCTTTTATAGAAGCTTCTATTGTTCCTTTATGCAACGTAATGATTTCTTTTGCGATAGCAAGCCCTAACCCAGCACCCCCACTACTGGAAGTACGTGCACTGCCTGCTCTATAAAACTTGTCAAATAAATGCAATACACTTTCCTGATTCAAATCTTCACTTTGATTACTCAAAGTAATACAAATTTTTTCTTCTTGTTTTTTTCCACAAATAGAAATGATAGAAGAAGGAGTACTGTAATTTAAAGCATTACGTAACAGATTATCAAATACACGCTGCAGTTTATCATAATCACCATACACCATCAAATCATCTTCTATATTTTCCTGAAGTGTCATATGGTTTTGTTCCAGCAAAGGATAAAAGCCTGTTAATTGCTGTTTTAATAATATAGATACATCAATTTCACTGTTTTCTAAATGCTCAACACGATCATCATAACGAAGCATTTCACTAAATTCATCAATTAGTGTGTCTAATCTTCTTGCTTTTTCACTGGCAATAAGAATTGCTTTTTTTTCTTCTTCTTTCTCTAATTTATGATCTAAAATATGATTAATATAACCAATCATAGAAGTTAAAGGAGTTTTTAAATCATGTGCTAAATACATCAGCAGTTCATTTTTATGTTCTGTTTCCTGTAGGGATAACTTTCTAGTTTCTTCCCTTTTTTCTTTCATCTGCTCAATTTTTTTTAAAGCCTCTTGAAATTCCGGTATATATTTTAAAAAGATGGGATAAGAGTCTAATTCTTTTCCCTGCATGAAAATCACCAAGGCATCCATACACTTAAAAAAAGAATGAAGAAAGAAAAACAGCATAAAAATATAGCTCCCTGCAAATAAAAACGTATTCATTTCCCATGTATGATACCTGTAAAAATATAAAAAATCAGATTCTTTCAAAGCTCCCATAGAAGCAAGAAAACTAGAACGATAAAACAGAATTGCGATAATCAGTAACAAAACAAAGGTAACCAATACAGTACACAACAAAAAGATAAGAGTTAAACGACGCTGAACACGTCGATACAGATTATTCTTCAATTTTGTATCCTACTCCCCATACAGTCTTAATAAACCTTGGATTTTTAGGGGGTTCCATCATTTTTTCACGCAATCTTCGAATATGTACCATAACGGTATTGTTGCTGTCAAAATATTTTTCTTTCCATACAGCTTCAAATAACTCTTCACTAGGAACTACTCTGCCTCTGTTCTTACATAAATACCAAAGAATTGAAAATTCGATAGGAGTCAAATTTAACTGTTTATCATATAGCGTACAGGAATGAGAATCATTATCAATAATCAGCCCTTTAAAATCTATAACATTCACATTGTCATTGGTCTGATTATATTTTTTGTAACGTCTAAGCTGTGCTTTCACTCTTGCGACCAGTTCCAAAGGGTTAAATGGTTTTGTAATATAATCATCAGCTCCTAAGGACAAGCCCTGGATTTTATCTACATCTTCTATTTTAGCGGTAAGCATAATTACCGGAAAAGTATAATTCTCTCGAATTTGTCTACAAATTTCAAAGCCATCAATTTT encodes:
- a CDS encoding 4-hydroxybutyrate dehydrogenase — encoded protein: MKLFQQKTEIMQFDNVDTFLKEFTFESSDYILASRSIYNAYFKEHNLPCKIAFHSDYGKGEPTDTMLDAMLKDVRKANPARIIAIGGGSVMDCAKLFVFAGEDCAEDMFLQKCEYNKKRQLIAIPTTCGSGSEVSRISICELTSLHTKLGLAIDELYPDQAILIPQLLSKLPFFYFVTSAIDALIHASESFLSPKSNPYTELFSKEAIHLLIHGFQNIQQYGENERLNHLETFLRASNYAGIAFGNTGTGSVHALSYPLSGVYHVTHGEANYQFFLAILKLYEKADPNCQIKQLKNLLSNCLKCKEEEVFNSLENLLSSLLPRKPLKEYGMKEDDIKKFSESVIQSQQRLLTNSPIVMTKEFIQDIYQQLF
- a CDS encoding SufB/SufD family protein, with product MENMEKDLLETIADIRGFMPGSAFNLRKNGEGVERHSTEHVKISAKTDKPGIDIRIDANTVGESIHIPVILTESGIKDVVYNDFYIGENCDVEIIAGCGIHNDGCDTSQHDGIHTFHIGKNAKIVYSEKHVGEGNGSGERILNPTTVIHMEEGSYAKMDMSQIKGVDSTMRKTEANLGPKAKLVINEKLMTHGKQKAYSDVTVNLNGEDSVVQIISRSVGKDTSVQVFHPIAVGNNKSRAHIQCDSIIMDEAKISSIPEIAANHVDAQIVHEAAIGKINNDQLIKLQTFGLSDEEAEKVIVEGFLK
- a CDS encoding ABC transporter ATP-binding protein, translated to MLELRNVSFEVEGKHILRNINLTIDDNQFTVITGPNGGGKSTLAKIIMGIEKPTGGSILFDGEDITNMSIAQRAERKIGYAFQQPPRFKGMSVRKLLSLAHGKELNEDRCCSYLSDVGLCSKDYLDRDVDGSLSGGEVKRIEIASILARDLKLSIFDEPEAGIDLWSFAKLVETFQQLQETSRQSIILISHQERIMQLADEIVIIENGMVKTKGRKEDVLPSLMNEFEPCSFKK
- a CDS encoding PFL family protein yields the protein MLNVNDILETIKMIDEECLDVRTITMGISLLDCCDSDIDRSCEKIYNKITRLAKDLVKTGEDISREYGIPIINKRISVTPISMLLAASGGDPLKYALTLEKCAKTVGVNFIGGYSALVQKGYAAGDKELMESIPEALAMTEHVCASVNVGSTKAGIHMDAVELMGRVVKKSAELTKDKNCLGAAKLVVFCNAPEDNPFMAGAFHGVGEPDCVINVGVSGPGVVRSALSKVSKDAPMNELADIIKRTAFKITRMGQMVGAIASERLGVPFGIVDLSLAPTPEVGDSVAYILEEMGLSSCGAYGTTACLAMLNDAVKKGGVMASSSVGGLSGAFIPVSEDAGMIKAVEANTLTLEKLEAMTAVCSVGLDMVVVPGETSAEVISGIIADEAAIGMVNSKTTAVRVIPAIGKKAGDVLEFGGLLGSGPIMNINQTDNSILIHRKGRIPAPLQSLKN
- a CDS encoding ACT domain-containing protein; amino-acid sequence: MKAVISVIGKDMVGILAKVSGECEKANMNVLEVSQTLLQDMFAMIMLVDISKGNVSLAEFAEYMEEKGKENGLSIHVMHEDIFNSMHKI
- a CDS encoding sensor histidine kinase, with translation MKQKYFRSLQKQLFLKYIMIIVALCIGGALCLYLFDNVLNGIIIDFLRVLLINTDPFKMFRNIFSVFLPVLIIITGFLLVYFLCKDLSKYMRYLMEGIDDVMLKKRNQLSLPKEMKQTENILRGLAEEYSFYEKGAKEDEEKKKDLIYLLAQDIKMPLSNIEMYLDFIQKEKGISEELRKDFIRQVLFKSMDLEDMINEFFDITRFNLQYAKWNPETMYLDRMMEQVLDEAYTMIEEKNIRLAYSCSVSCPIYADSEKIARAMRDLIRNLIELGKEGSTLHVELKQSKKTYEICLDIDAFHLNSYQIAHIFHNYYRLEDMKQTNSKHVLGLGVAKAIMDMHKGFVRASSIGEHIRFYVVLPVTEESKKKDV
- a CDS encoding sensor histidine kinase — encoded protein: MKNNLYRRVQRRLTLIFLLCTVLVTFVLLLIIAILFYRSSFLASMGALKESDFLYFYRYHTWEMNTFLFAGSYIFMLFFFLHSFFKCMDALVIFMQGKELDSYPIFLKYIPEFQEALKKIEQMKEKREETRKLSLQETEHKNELLMYLAHDLKTPLTSMIGYINHILDHKLEKEEEKKAILIASEKARRLDTLIDEFSEMLRYDDRVEHLENSEIDVSILLKQQLTGFYPLLEQNHMTLQENIEDDLMVYGDYDKLQRVFDNLLRNALNYSTPSSIISICGKKQEEKICITLSNQSEDLNQESVLHLFDKFYRAGSARTSSSGGAGLGLAIAKEIITLHKGTIEASIKDDRITFVICLPNKEEEKL
- the vanR gene encoding VanR-ABDEGLN family response regulator transcription factor; the encoded protein is MQTKILVLDDEKEIADLVTLYLRNEGYSVHEFYDSEDALHFLRHNEVDLALLDVMMPKIDGFEICRQIRENYTFPVIMLTAKIEDVDKIQGLSLGADDYITKPFNPLELVARVKAQLRRYKKYNQTNDNVNVIDFKGLIIDNDSHSCTLYDKQLNLTPIEFSILWYLCKNRGRVVPSEELFEAVWKEKYFDSNNTVMVHIRRLREKMMEPPKNPRFIKTVWGVGYKIEE